From Candoia aspera isolate rCanAsp1 chromosome 4, rCanAsp1.hap2, whole genome shotgun sequence, a single genomic window includes:
- the YAE1 gene encoding protein YAE1 homolog, which yields MSWLQSVISQCNEDVFDENADEMEIAQKEWKSAMEKRVKEGYREGVEAGKVLKLQQGFNQGYKEAVRMMFECGQLKGTISALLSWCHQNKHSPEVLSEMTDLLNQLRKYEEYVLKNLNCVNHQTHVGDLLDTLNDMDLGHECFPVEQRNGTCAEFSTNCCRDNGTDSFHGECCGRTGGHKDSERTTLSWLKEKTANMMEQFGLSRDIVEHT from the exons ATGTCATGGCTACAGTCTGTAATCAGCCAGTGCAATGAAGATGTATTTGATGAAAATGCCGATGAGATGGAGATAGCCCAGAAAGAATGGAAGAGTGCAATGGAGAAACGAGTCAAG GAGGGTTATAGGGAAGGTGTTGAAGCTGGGAAAGTGCTAAAACTTCAACAAGGCTTCAATCAGGGTTATAAAGAAGCAGTAAGGATGATGTTTGAGTGTGGCCAACTCAAAGGAACTATAAG TGCTCTTCTGTCTTGGTGTCATCAGAATAAACACAGCCCTGAAGTGCTGAGTGAGATGACTGATCTGCTGAATCAATTAAGAAAATATGAAGAATATGTGCTTAAGAATTTAAATTGTGTAAATCATCAAACCCATGTTGGAGACTTGCTAGATACTCTTAATGACATGGATCTTGGTCATGAATGCTTTCCTGTTGAACAACGTAATGGAACCTGTGCTGAATTTAGTACAAACTGTTGCAGAGATAATGGAACAGATTCATTTCATGGTGAATGTTGTGGAAGGACAGGAGGTCACAAAGATTCTGAAAGGACAACCCTTTCTTGGCTAAAAGAAAAAACTGCCAATATGATGGAACAATTTGGTTTGTCTCGAGACATAGTTGAACATACATAG